TAACAGCCAGGTCGATCTGGAATTGGAGGAGCTAAAAAGTCAGTTTCTGGGATCTCCAACGCCCAAAAAGCCCCCTCAGAGCTAGCGCCTTGGGGATGGCTGTTTGGAAGGCACCGCCATCAATTAAACAATCTCAAACAGCGATCAGAGGCTGAACGCGAGCCGGAAAACCCGCGGAATTGAGCGCCTCAACCGCTGTGTTGTGGTCTTGCACCCAGAATTGACGACCCAGGCGAACGGTTAAGTGCCGCTGTCCTCCTTTCACCGTTGCAATCACCGGGACATTTGCTTTGTCTTTATCGCCTGAGTGTTCTTGGAGATTGGTCATCAAGCGATGCTGTTCCGCAATGTCACCCGCTTGATGAGGTGTCAGTTCCACCATCACCATCCGCACTTGTTCAATGGGTTCTGTATCCTCAACGATCAGCTGAGTTTTATCGTCTCGCCTGTCTACTTTTCCCCAAATAATCAGGCGATTATCCACGACCAGATGTAAGTGAATGCGTTCGTAAGTTTTCGGAAAGACGACGGCTTCAGATTGACCTGTTAAGTCTTCGATTTGCAAGATCGCCATGCGATCGCCCTTTTTGGTGACTACGGGTTTGATCCCGCTGACTATCACAATGGCGCTAAGAGTCGTATCCTCCCGCTGGTCGCCGAGTTCGCTAAGATTAATCGGAGCGAGAATTTGAGCAGATTTTCGCACAGATTTAAGGGGATGGTCAGAGACGTAAAAGCCTAGCAGTTCTTTCTCAAAATGTAACTTTTCGTGTTGAGAAAAATCAGGGATGGCTGGAGCCTTGGGAGCAGATTCAAAGCTACTTTCTGTTGTCGTATTTCCAAAGTCAAAGAGATTTCCCTGCCCACTGGCTCGGTCTTTAGCGCGATTTTGCCCCCAAGGGAGAACTAGCTCAAGGTCTTTGCTTAATTGCTGTCGGTTGGGTTCGAGGGTATCAAACGCACCGCATTTGATCAAAGCTTCTAAGGCGCGGCTGTTAACTGTGCGAAGATCCACGCGATCGCACAAATCAGCCAAAGACTTAAAATTGCCCCCACTTTCCCGTGCTGCCAAAAGACACCGAATCGCCCCCTCTCCCACATTTCGGACTGCCGACAATCCAAATAAAATACTATTTTGCAGCGGTGTAAAATCAACTCCCGATCGATTAATATCTGGCGGCTCCACTTGAATATTCATACTCAAACAAGTGGTGATATATTTTTGCACCTTATCCTGGTCGCCACTGTTAGAGGTCAGCAGCGCTGCCATGTATTCAACGGGATAATTTGCCTTTAAATATGCCGTTTGATAAGTTACATAAGCATAAGCCGTTGAATGGGATTTATTGAAGCAATATTCGGCAAATTTAACCATCTGCTCGAATAAATCTTCAGCAATCTTTTCCTTTACTCCATTTTTAGCAGCTCCATCAATAAAGGCTTCTCGATGCTTTTGCATTTCCGAAACCTTTTTTTTACCCATCGATCTCCTCAATAAGTCTGCTTGACCTAGAGAATATCCAGCTAAATCCTGAGCCATTTTCATAATTTGTTCTTGATAAACAAGAACCGCATAGGTTTCTTGCAGAATTGGCTCTAGTAAGGGATCGACATACTTAATTTCTTCTCTACCATGCTTGCGGTTAATAAACAGAGGAATCAGACCCGCATCTAATGGTCCCGGTCGATAGAGAGCAAGAATTGAGGAAATATCTTCGATGCTGGAAGGCTTCAGGTCGCGCACAATCTGACGCATCCCAGAAGACTCTAATTGAAAGATGCCTTCTAATTCACCTTTTTCTAATACTTCGTAGGTTTTTTGAATATCTAGGGGGATTTTTTTAACTTCACTTTTGGCTAAGATTTTCTGAGCTTTTCTTTCTTCAAGCGGGAGTTGATCGGGGTCGAGAGTAATATTTTTATTTTGCTTAATTAGATCGATGCTTTTCTGGATCATGGTTAGGTTTCTTAACCCCAGAAAGTCCATCTTTAACAACCCCAGCGATTCCAAGTCTTCCATGAAATACTGGGTAATGACTGAGCCGTCATTATTTCGTTGTAGCGGCACAATTTGATCTAAAGGTTCTGCTGAAATCACGACACCGGCGGCGTGTACCCCAAAAGTTTTGTTCGTTCCTTCAATTCGCATTGCCATATCAATCCAATGGCGAACGATGGGGTCATTATTGTATTTTTCTTTAAACTCTGGTGCCGGGGTATCATCCGAAATCATCACCTTGAGTTTTGTGGGCTTACCACGCACCACTGGGATCAGTTTCGCCATTTTGTCTGCATCCCCATAGGGAATATTCAACACTCTGGCAACATCTTTTAACACTGCTTTAGACGTGAGGCGGTTAAAGGTAATAATCTGCGCCACCCTATCCGTGCCATACTTTTGGGTGACATATTCAATCACTTTGTCCCGTTGTTCAATGCAGAAATCTGTATCAATATCCGGCATAGATTTCCGTTCTGGGTTCAAAAATCGCTCGAATAGTAACCCATGATGGACGGGATCGATGTTAGTAATTTTTAAGGCATAAGCAACTAGAGAACCCGCCGCAGAACCGCGACCAGGCCCTACTGGAATGTTATTATCTCTGGCATATTTGATATAGTCCCAAACAACTAGAAAGTATGTTGAAAATCCCATCTGCTGCATCATTTTCAACTCATATTCCAGCCGTTCTTTATAGATGGGATCGACTTCAGCACGAGAACGATAACCAAAGCGTTCTAAGAGACCTTTCCAAGTAACATCTTCGAGATAGGTATCGGCGGTGTAGTCGGCTGGGATAGGATAGTCGGGAAGGCGAGGTTCGCCGAGGATGTTGTAAGGTTGAACTTTATCTGCGACTTCTAGGGTATTTGCGATCGCTTCCTCAATTACGTCGTCCGGTAGATGATCTCGAAACAGATATTTCATCTCATCAGCGGATTTCAGATATTCAGTGCCGCTGTAGCGCATCCGATTATCTTCAGAAATCAGTTTTCCGGTCTGAATACATAACAATGCGTCGTGAGCTTCGACATCGTTGCAAGAAATAAAATGGGAATCATTAGTAGCGACAATTTTTATGTCTAGTTCCCGCGCAATTTTTACAATCTCAACGTTAACTGTTCGGTCTTCTTGAGAACCGTGATCTTGAATTTCTAAATAAAAATCTTCACCGAAAACATCTTTATACCACTGAGCAGTTCGACGAGCAACATCTGGTCGGCGCTGAAGAATTGCTTGAGGAATTTCACCTCCCAAACAAGCACTGGTAACAATTAAACCTTCGTGGTATTCAGCTAATAATTCTTTATTGATACAGGGACGGGCAAAAATTCCTTTTCCCTGATAACCTTTGAGATGGGAAATTGTTGTTAATTTAACTAGATTTTTATAGCCTTTCGTATTTTTCGCTAAAACAACTTGGTGATATTTTTTTCGACCACGCTTTTGTTCTTCAATATCACCATTAACGACATACATTTCATTGCCAATAATCGGCTTAATCGTTTTCCCACGACAAACCTTAATTAGCTCAATCGCGCCATACATAACACCGTGATCTGTGAGCGCGATCGCAGGCATCCCCAATTTCAATGCTTGATCCACCAGTTCCGGTAACTGACTGGCACCATCCAGCAAACTATAATCACTGTGAACGTGCAAACCAACAAAAGACATATTCGGTAATCGGTAATTGGTAATCGGTAATCGGTAATCGGTGATGCCAATTACCGATTACTAATCTAGAGTTTTGGAGCGCGTAGATGCCAATCAGTTGCTTGCTCATATGCATAAGCAACTTGCAGTAGCAAATCTTCTCGCAACACGTTACTCATCATCTGTATCCCAATCGGTAATCCCTGGTCATCGAATCCACAAGGTAAACTCAATCCAGGCAAACCTGCGAGATTTAAAGGAATCGTCATCAGGTCATTTAAATACATACTCAAGGGATCTTCGCTATTTTCCCCTGCTTTAAATGCAGTGGTGGGAGCAGTGGGAGACACTAAGATATCCACTCTTTCAAAAGCCCGTTGGAAGTCTTGTTTAATCAGGGTGCGGACTTTTTGCGCTTTCAGATAATAGGCGTCGTAATATCCTGCGGAGAGAGCATAAGTGCCTAACATGATCCGCCGCTTAACTTCGGTGCCAAAACCGCCGGAGCGGGTCTGAGTATACATTGACAACAGATTATCCGCGTCAGGCGTCCGGAAGCCATACTTCACGCCGTCGTAACGGGCGAGATTGGCGGATGCCTCGGAAGGAGCAATGATGTAATAGGTGGGCAAACCGTAGCGGAAGCGGGGACAAGAAATTTCTTGAATTTCGGCTCCCAAATTTTGCAGCTGCTCAATCGCTTTTGTGACTGCTTGCCAGACGCAGGAGTCTACACCTTCGCCAAAAGTTTCTTTAATAAAACCGACTCTCAACTGACCTCTAGGTCTCAGGTCAGGTCTCAAGGATTTGGCATAGTTTGGGATTTTTACGTCGAGACTGGTGGAGTCCTTGGGATCGTAACCCGCGATCGCTCCCAGTAAAATTGCCGCATCTTCGACTGTCCGCGCAAATGGCCCAATTTGGTCCAAAGAAGACCCATAAGCAACCAGACCAAAACGGGAAACCAGCCCATAAGTCGGTTTTAACCCGACAACGCCGCAGAAAGATGCTGGCTGACGGATAGACCCCCCTGTATCGGAACCGAGAGACACCACACACTCTCTTGCCGCCACCGCCGCCGCCGAACCGCCAGACGATCCTCCCGGCACCCGCTGTAAATCCCAAGGGTTGGCGGTGACTTGATAGGCAGAGCTTTCTGTAGAACTGCCCATCGCAAACTCATCCATATTCGTTTTGCCCACCATCACCGCACCAGCATCTGCCAGTTTTTGGGTCACGGTTGACTCGTAGGAGGGGACAAAATTTTCCAAAATCTTGGAACCGCAAGTGGTGCGAATTCCCTGGGTACAGAGATTGTCCTTGATGCCAATGGGAATGCCAGCCATCAGCCCAATTTCTTCACCAGCAGCGATTTTGGCATCCACAGCTTGAGCCTGTTCTAATGCTCTCTCTGCCGTCACGCTCAAAAAACTATTCAATTTCGGCTCTAGTGCCTGAATGCGGTCTAAAGCTTCTTGAGTGAGTTCTACAGCGGAGCGTTCTTTACTAATGAGTTGTTTGTGCAACTCGCGGATGGATGGCATGCTTTGCTTCTACCTTTAGTGACTCAAAGTCCAGATATTTAGTATAGGTCGTGGTTTAGACGCGATGGTTAATTCAGCAATCCTTTGGGATTGTGAAATTTTAGCGGGAAGTTTGGCAAACCCGGAAATGCCGAACCGAAGGTTGTTCTACACAAGACATCCCTTTCCCGACGCTGTCCAGTTACCCTCCAAGTCGAGCATACTGGATCGTGTCCGTAACACACGCCAGGTCAATTATGCGTCGATTTCAGTTTTGCGCGATCGCTCCCATCCGCTTTCTCGCTCAGAAAGTTTTGAGACTCGCAACCCTATTGCTATTGTCTCTAACATTTTTCGGTTGGACACTTCCAGCGCAAGCAGCGACCCAAATCAGCCCGCGATTGGAAGAGCAAATTTTACAGGTGATTCGCCAGCACCCAGAAGTAATTTTGGAATCTGTTCAGGCATATCAGCAGCAACAACAACAGCGGC
This Coleofasciculus sp. FACHB-T130 DNA region includes the following protein-coding sequences:
- the gatA gene encoding Asp-tRNA(Asn)/Glu-tRNA(Gln) amidotransferase subunit GatA encodes the protein MPSIRELHKQLISKERSAVELTQEALDRIQALEPKLNSFLSVTAERALEQAQAVDAKIAAGEEIGLMAGIPIGIKDNLCTQGIRTTCGSKILENFVPSYESTVTQKLADAGAVMVGKTNMDEFAMGSSTESSAYQVTANPWDLQRVPGGSSGGSAAAVAARECVVSLGSDTGGSIRQPASFCGVVGLKPTYGLVSRFGLVAYGSSLDQIGPFARTVEDAAILLGAIAGYDPKDSTSLDVKIPNYAKSLRPDLRPRGQLRVGFIKETFGEGVDSCVWQAVTKAIEQLQNLGAEIQEISCPRFRYGLPTYYIIAPSEASANLARYDGVKYGFRTPDADNLLSMYTQTRSGGFGTEVKRRIMLGTYALSAGYYDAYYLKAQKVRTLIKQDFQRAFERVDILVSPTAPTTAFKAGENSEDPLSMYLNDLMTIPLNLAGLPGLSLPCGFDDQGLPIGIQMMSNVLREDLLLQVAYAYEQATDWHLRAPKL
- a CDS encoding DNA polymerase III subunit alpha, producing MSFVGLHVHSDYSLLDGASQLPELVDQALKLGMPAIALTDHGVMYGAIELIKVCRGKTIKPIIGNEMYVVNGDIEEQKRGRKKYHQVVLAKNTKGYKNLVKLTTISHLKGYQGKGIFARPCINKELLAEYHEGLIVTSACLGGEIPQAILQRRPDVARRTAQWYKDVFGEDFYLEIQDHGSQEDRTVNVEIVKIARELDIKIVATNDSHFISCNDVEAHDALLCIQTGKLISEDNRMRYSGTEYLKSADEMKYLFRDHLPDDVIEEAIANTLEVADKVQPYNILGEPRLPDYPIPADYTADTYLEDVTWKGLLERFGYRSRAEVDPIYKERLEYELKMMQQMGFSTYFLVVWDYIKYARDNNIPVGPGRGSAAGSLVAYALKITNIDPVHHGLLFERFLNPERKSMPDIDTDFCIEQRDKVIEYVTQKYGTDRVAQIITFNRLTSKAVLKDVARVLNIPYGDADKMAKLIPVVRGKPTKLKVMISDDTPAPEFKEKYNNDPIVRHWIDMAMRIEGTNKTFGVHAAGVVISAEPLDQIVPLQRNNDGSVITQYFMEDLESLGLLKMDFLGLRNLTMIQKSIDLIKQNKNITLDPDQLPLEERKAQKILAKSEVKKIPLDIQKTYEVLEKGELEGIFQLESSGMRQIVRDLKPSSIEDISSILALYRPGPLDAGLIPLFINRKHGREEIKYVDPLLEPILQETYAVLVYQEQIMKMAQDLAGYSLGQADLLRRSMGKKKVSEMQKHREAFIDGAAKNGVKEKIAEDLFEQMVKFAEYCFNKSHSTAYAYVTYQTAYLKANYPVEYMAALLTSNSGDQDKVQKYITTCLSMNIQVEPPDINRSGVDFTPLQNSILFGLSAVRNVGEGAIRCLLAARESGGNFKSLADLCDRVDLRTVNSRALEALIKCGAFDTLEPNRQQLSKDLELVLPWGQNRAKDRASGQGNLFDFGNTTTESSFESAPKAPAIPDFSQHEKLHFEKELLGFYVSDHPLKSVRKSAQILAPINLSELGDQREDTTLSAIVIVSGIKPVVTKKGDRMAILQIEDLTGQSEAVVFPKTYERIHLHLVVDNRLIIWGKVDRRDDKTQLIVEDTEPIEQVRMVMVELTPHQAGDIAEQHRLMTNLQEHSGDKDKANVPVIATVKGGQRHLTVRLGRQFWVQDHNTAVEALNSAGFPARVQPLIAV